In a genomic window of Meriones unguiculatus strain TT.TT164.6M chromosome 8, Bangor_MerUng_6.1, whole genome shotgun sequence:
- the LOC110543079 gene encoding keratin, type II cuticular Hb6, whose product MTCGSYCGRAFSCASACGPRPGRCCISAAPYRGISCYRGLSGGFGSHSVCGAYRAGSCGRSFGYRSGGICGPSPPCITSVSVNESLLTPLNLEIDPNAQCVKHEEKEQIKCLNSRFAAFIDKVRFLEQQNKLLETKLQFYQNRKCCESNLEPLFEGYIETLRREAECVEADGGRLAAELNHVQEAMEGYKKRYEEEVSLRATAENEFVALKKEVDCAYLRKSDQEANVEALTQELDFLRRLYEEEIRILHAHISDTSVVVQMDNSRDLNMDCIVAEIKAQYDDIATRSRAEAESWYRTKCEEMKATVIRHGETLRRTREEINELNRVIQRLTAEIENAKCQNTKLEAAVTQSEQQGEAALTDARCKLAELEAALQKAKQDMACLLKEYQEVMNSKLGLDIEIATYRRLLEGEEHRLCKGVGSVNVCVSSSRGGVVCGDICVSGSGPAVNTRVCSTHGGGNVVVGTPNACAPCAGAGACSGGCKRC is encoded by the exons ATGACCTGTGGATCCTACTGTGGCCGCGCCTTCAGCTGCGCCTCAGCCTGCGGGCCCCGGCCCGGCCGCTGCTGCATCTCCGCAGCTCCATACAGGGGCATCTCCTGCTACCGCGGACTCTCCGGGGGCTTCGGCAGCCACAGCGTCTGCGGGGCCTACCGTGCCGGCTCCTGCGGACGCAGCTTCGGGTACCGCTCAGGGGGCATCTGCGGGCCCAGCCCCCCCTGCATCACCAGCGTCTCCGTCAACGAGAGCCTGCTCACGCCCCTCAACCTGGAGATCGACCCCAATGCTCAGTGCGTGAAGCATGAGGAGAAGGAGCAGATCAAGTGCCTCAACAGCAGGTTCGCGGCCTTCATCGACAAG GTGCGCTTCCTGGAGCAGCAGAACAAGCTGCTGGAGACCAAGTTGCAGTTCTACCAGAACCGCAAGTGCTGTGAGAGCAACTTGGAGCCTCTGTTCGAGGGCTACATCGAGACGCTGAGGCGGGAGGCTGAGTGTGTGGAGGCCGATGGTGGGAGGTTGGCTGCTGAGCTCAACCACGTGcaggaggccatggagggctaCAAGAAGAG GTACGAGGAGGAAGTTTCTCTGAGAGCCACAGCAGAGAATGAGTTTGTGGCTCTAAAGAAG GAAGTGGACTGTGCCTACCTGCGCAAGTCAGACCAGGAGGCCAACGTGGAGGCACTGACCCAGGAGCTGGACTTCCTGAGGCGACTGTATGAGGAG GAGATCCGCATCCTCCACGCCCACATCTCAGACACTTCAGTCGTCGTCCAGATGGACAACAGCCGGGACCTGAACATGGACTGCATCGTGGCTGAGATCAAGGCTCAGTATGACGACATCGCCACCCGCAGCCGGGCAGAGGCCGAGTCCTGGTACCGCACCAAG TGTGAGGAGATGAAGGCCACAGTGATCCGGCACGGAGAGACCCTGCGCCGCACCAGGGAGGAGATCAATGAGCTGAACCGCGTGATCCAGAGGCTGACCGCTGAGATCGAGAATGCCAAGTGCCAG AACACCAAGCTGGAGGCCGCCGTGACCCAGTCTGAGCAGCAGGGAGAGGCCGCCCTCACTGATGCCCGCTGCAAGCTGGCTGAGCTGGAGGCTGCCCTACAGAAGGCCAAGCAGGACATGGCCTGCCTGCTCAAGGAGTATCAGGAGGTGATGAACTCCAAGCTGGGGCTGGACATCGAGATCGCCACCTACAGGCGCCTGCTGGAGGGCGAGGAGCACAG GTTGTGTAAGGGCGTTGGCTCCGTGAATGTGT GTGTGAGCAGCTCCCGCGGTGGCGTCGTCTGTGGCGATATCTGCGTCTCCGGTTCTGGCCCTGCTGTCAACACCAGAGTGTGCAGCACCCACGGCGGTGGCAACGTGGTGGTGGGCACCCCGAATGCCTGTGCCCCCTGTGCCGGGGCAGGTGCCTGCAGCGGAGGCTGTAAGAGGTGCTAG